The Littorina saxatilis isolate snail1 linkage group LG15, US_GU_Lsax_2.0, whole genome shotgun sequence genome contains a region encoding:
- the LOC138947943 gene encoding uncharacterized protein — translation MEQPNHCLSFREAKTLIKHRWKEKFTNKTSGYKPHQEPLRLLSRAEQTIIFRLRTGHCCLKAHLRRIGVAESATCDCGEGDQTPEHVLQACPLLDQLRIQAWPDPTDLRTKMWGAMEDLERTSMFMASSGFRA, via the coding sequence ATGGAACAGCCAAACCACTGCCTGTCATTTCGAGAAGCAAAGACCCTCATAAAACACAGATGGAAAGAGAAATTCACCAACAAAACCTCTGGCTACAAGCCACACCAAGAACCCCTCCGTCTCCTAAGCCGTGCTGAGCAGACTATCATCTTCCGCCTCCGCACTGGACACTGCTGCCTCAAAGCACACCTAAGGAGGATAGGTGTAGCAGAGTCTGCCACATGTGACTGTGGAGAGGGAGatcagactccagaacatgttcTCCAAGCATGTCCCCTCCTCGACCAACTCCGGATCCAGGCATGGCCTGACCcaacagatctgaggaccaaaatgtggggagcaaTGGAGGACCTagaaagaacgtccatgttcatggcatcctccgGATTCCGAgcctga